A single window of Gossypium hirsutum isolate 1008001.06 chromosome A10, Gossypium_hirsutum_v2.1, whole genome shotgun sequence DNA harbors:
- the LOC107897582 gene encoding hypersensitive-induced response protein 1 produces the protein MGNLFCCVQVDQSTVAVKERFGKFDEVLEPGCHFLPWCIGSQLAGHLTLRLQQLDVRCETKTKDNVFVNVVASIQYRALAEKANDAFYKLSNPRTQIQAYVFDVIRASVPKLDLDDAFEQKNDIAKAVEDELEKAMSAYGYEIVQTLIVDIEPDEHVKRAMNEINAAARMRVAANEKAEAEKIIQIKRAEGEAESKYLSGVGIARQRQAIVDGLRDSVLGFSVNVPGTTAKDVLDMVLITQYFDTMKEIGAASKSSSVFIPHGPGAVRDIATQIRDGLLQASHHHE, from the exons ATGGGCAACCTATTTTGTTGTGTCCAAGTAGATCAATCAACCGTAGCAGTAAAGGAAAGATTTGGCAAGTTTGATGAAGTTCTAGAGCCAGGATGCCATTTTTTACCTTGGTGTATTGGGAGCCAGCTTGCCGGCCATCTCACTCTGCGTTTACAGCAGCTTGATGTGCGTTGTGAGACAAAGACTAAG GACAATGTATTTGTCAACGTTGTGGCATCCATACAGTATCGTGCGCTGGCTGAGAAGGCTAATGACGCTTTCTACAAACTTAGCAACCCCAGGACTCAAATTCAAGCCTATGTTTTTGATG TTATTAGGGCAAGTGTTCCAAAGCTGGATTTGGATGATGCTTTTGAGCAAAAGAATGATATTGCTAAAGCTGTTGAAGATGAGCTTGAAAAG GCTATGTCTGCTTATGGATATGAGATTGTCCAGACCCTCATTGTTGATATAGAACCAGATGAACACGTGAAAAGGGCCATGAACGAGATTAATGCTG CTGCAAGGATGAGAGTTGCAGCAAACGAGAAAGCAGAGGCGGAGAAGATTATACAGATAAAGAGAGCAGAGGGAGAGGCGGAATCAAAGTATCTGTCAGGAGTGGGGATTGCAAGGCAACGACAGGCGATTGTGGACGGTCTAAGGGACAGTGTGCTTGGGTTCTCAGTCAATGTTCCAGGGACAACGGCTAAGGATGTTTTGGATATGGTCCTTATTACCCAGTATTTTGATACCATGAAAGAAATTGGTGCTGCCTCTAAATCTTCATCCGTCTTTATCCCTCATGGACCTGGTGCTGTTCGAGACATTGCCACTCAGATTCGAGATGGCCTGCTTCAGGCATCTCACCATCATGAATAA